In a genomic window of Helianthus annuus cultivar XRQ/B chromosome 10, HanXRQr2.0-SUNRISE, whole genome shotgun sequence:
- the LOC110883846 gene encoding 60S ribosomal protein L3-1, with translation MSHRKFEHPRHGSLGFLPRKRAARHRGKVKAFPKDDPTKPCKLTAFLGYKAGMTHIVREVEKPGSKLHKKETCEAVTIIETPPMVVVGLVAYVKTPRGLRSLNTVWAQHLSEDVKRRFYKNWCKSKKKAFTKYSKKFESDEGKKDIQSQLEKMKKYATVIRVLAHTQIRKMKGLKQKKAHLMEIQVNGGTVAQKVDFAYGFFEKQIPIDAVFQKDEMIDIIGVTKGKGYEGVVTRWGVTRLPRKTHRGLRKVACIGAWHPARVSFTVARAGQNGYHHRTEMNKKIYKLGKTGQESHTALTEFDRTEKDITPMGGFPHYGVVKDDYLLIKGCCVGPKKRVVTLRQSLLAQTSRLALEEIKLKFIDTSSKFGHGRFQTAEEKLKFYNRQKA, from the exons ATGTCGCACAGGAAGTTTGAGCACCCCAGACATGGTTCCCTCGGATTTCTTCCCAGGAAACGTGCTGCTCGCCACAGAGGAAAAG TGAAGGCTTTCCCCAAGGATGACCCAACCAAGCCATGCAAGCTAACTGCTTTCTTGGGTTACAAGGCTGGGATGACTCACATCGTCAGAGAGGTCGAGAAACCTGGATCAA AGCTTCACAAGAAGGAAACCTGTGAGGCTGTTACCATCATTGAGACACCTCCTATGGTGGTTGTTGGGCTGGTCGCTTACGTCAAAACTCCACGTGGGCTTCGATCTTTGAACACTGTCTGGGCTCAACATTTGAGCGAAGATGTGAAGAGGAGGTTCTACAAGAACTGGTGCAAGTCTAAGAAGAAGGCGTTCACCAAATATTCCAAGAAGTTTGAGTCTGATGAGGGCAAGAAAGATATCCAGTCTCAGTTGGAGAAAATGAAGAAATATGCAACTGTCATTAGGGTTTTGGCTCACACACAG ATAAGGAAAATGAAGGGATTGAAGCAGAAGAAAGCCCACCTAATGGAAATCCAAGTGAACGGTGGAACAGTTGCCCAAAAAGTTGATTTCGCATACGGCTTTTTCGAAAAACAAATCCCAATTGATGCCGTGTTCCAGAAGGATGAAATGATTGACATCATTGGTGTAACAAAGGGTAAGGGTTACGAAGGTGTCGTGACCCGTTGGGGTGTGACCCGTTTGCCACGTAAGACTCACAGGGGTCTGCGTAAGGTTGCTTGTATTGGAGCGTGGCATCCGGCCAGAGTCTCGTTTACCGTCGCTCGTGCTGGTCAAAACGGTTACCATCACCGTACTGAAATGAACAAGAAGATTTACAAGCTTGGCAAAACCGGACAAGAGTCCCATACTGCTCTTACTGAGTTTGACAG GACCGAAAAGGACATAACTCCAATGGGTGGTTTCCCTCACTATGGTGTGGTGAAAGACGACTACTTGTTGATCAAGGGTTGCTGTGTGGGTCCCAAAAAGAGGGTTGTTACACTCCGCCAATCATTGCTTGCACAGACTTCTCGTTTGGCTCTTGAAGAGATCAAACTCAAGTTTATCGACACTTCATCGAAATTCGGTCATGGTCGCTTCCAAACTGCAGAAGAGAAGCTCAAGTTCTACAACCGCCAGAAGGCATAA